A single genomic interval of uncultured Pseudodesulfovibrio sp. harbors:
- a CDS encoding amino acid ABC transporter permease, producing MPEISIQRPRLIFKSSPLLDTAKYLLVMTCLAWFLILGTERLGYNWQWYRIPQYLWQFSDDGFHWGPLMKGLGITFQITAISMTLMLVIGLTTALLRMSNSWAGRGVARVYMELIRNSPLLIQIFFIYFVVAPIIGMSGFWAAVVALSLFEGAYASEIFRAGITSIENGQWEAAKSLGMSPYAMYRYIILPQAIRRVLPPLTSQAVSLIKDSALVSTVAILDLTQRGRMIDAETFLTFEIWFTVAAIYLAITLSLSALVRLLERRTNGQRA from the coding sequence ATGCCCGAAATCAGCATCCAACGTCCCCGTTTGATTTTCAAATCTTCGCCCCTGCTCGACACCGCAAAATACCTGCTTGTCATGACATGCCTTGCATGGTTTCTCATCCTCGGGACAGAACGTCTCGGATACAACTGGCAATGGTACCGAATTCCCCAGTATCTCTGGCAGTTTTCCGACGATGGATTTCATTGGGGGCCCCTGATGAAGGGGCTTGGCATCACTTTCCAGATCACGGCGATCAGCATGACGCTGATGCTTGTTATCGGCCTGACCACCGCCCTTTTGCGAATGTCCAATTCATGGGCAGGCAGAGGGGTCGCTCGCGTCTACATGGAGCTGATACGAAACTCCCCTCTGCTCATACAGATCTTCTTCATCTATTTTGTCGTCGCCCCGATCATCGGCATGTCCGGTTTCTGGGCTGCGGTTGTCGCCCTGAGTCTTTTTGAGGGGGCCTATGCTTCGGAAATATTCCGTGCCGGGATCACCTCCATTGAGAATGGTCAGTGGGAAGCCGCCAAAAGTCTCGGCATGTCTCCCTACGCGATGTATCGCTACATTATCCTGCCGCAAGCCATCCGACGGGTTCTCCCGCCCCTTACAAGCCAAGCAGTCTCCCTTATCAAAGATTCAGCCCTTGTGAGCACGGTCGCCATTCTCGACCTGACCCAGCGGGGACGAATGATTGACGCCGAAACATTTTTGACATTTGAAATCTGGTTCACTGTCGCAGCCATCTACCTTGCCATTACCCTGAGCCTGTCAGCCTTGGTAAGACTGCTGGAACGACGGACCAACGGCCAGCGCGCCTAA
- the tmk gene encoding dTMP kinase, with the protein MFITFEGIEGTGKTTQITRVKEYFEAQGREVFLTLEPGGSRVGQELRKMLLHVDNKDLTPITELFLYLADRAQHIAQVIRPEIEAGKVVLCDRFADSTIVYQGYGRGLDTKVLQQLNEVAVDGLWPDLTIVLDIDPEIGLKRATLRNLEEGKAKEEGRFEAEHISFHNRIREGYLTWAALNRDRIKIANAGATPDEVFDRIKSIIENNLTQQSK; encoded by the coding sequence ATGTTTATTACCTTTGAAGGCATAGAAGGCACCGGCAAAACGACCCAGATCACCCGCGTCAAGGAATACTTCGAAGCGCAGGGCCGCGAAGTTTTTCTTACATTGGAACCGGGCGGCAGCCGCGTCGGACAGGAGCTTCGCAAAATGCTGCTTCATGTGGACAACAAGGATCTCACGCCGATCACCGAACTGTTCCTGTATCTGGCGGACCGCGCCCAGCACATCGCTCAGGTCATCCGCCCGGAAATTGAAGCAGGGAAAGTGGTTCTCTGTGACCGTTTTGCCGATTCCACCATTGTTTATCAGGGATACGGACGAGGCCTCGACACCAAGGTTCTTCAACAACTCAACGAAGTCGCCGTGGACGGCCTCTGGCCCGACCTGACCATCGTTCTCGACATTGACCCGGAAATAGGCCTCAAACGCGCCACCCTGCGAAACCTTGAAGAAGGCAAAGCCAAGGAAGAAGGCAGATTCGAAGCCGAGCACATATCTTTCCACAACCGCATTCGGGAAGGCTATCTCACATGGGCGGCTCTCAACCGTGACCGCATCAAAATCGCCAATGCCGGAGCCACTCCGGATGAAGTCTTTGATCGCATCAAATCCATAATCGAAAACAATCTGACCCAACAGTCGAAATAA
- a CDS encoding HD domain-containing protein, with amino-acid sequence MARNVTKKSQYIQELSPGNGVNDTFLLAAANMAQSRNGPYWNLTFQDATGKIDGKIWSPKSQEYPSLEPGQMARVQGFVENYRDKNQLKVDHMELIDMNSADIDLSDFLPTSSTPPDELMEALEDLVMEHMKYAPWKNFCRKVLTSDEIRNRLMTAPGAKTVHHAYVGGLLEHTLGVARACMALCDVYPSLDRQTLLAGAIFHDLGKAWELSGGLANDYTDEGRLLGHIQIGQDKLEPFLKRSKALDEGLKLHLRHLITSHHGEHDFGSPIRPKTPEAFVLHFADNMDAKLNMIDQAYGDMDKNGQDWSPFLRFLDRNVFRAPATPDNSKKKNDRPENQCLLPLKA; translated from the coding sequence ATGGCAAGAAACGTGACCAAAAAGTCGCAGTATATACAAGAGCTTTCTCCCGGAAACGGGGTGAATGACACCTTCCTTCTGGCAGCGGCCAACATGGCCCAATCCCGCAACGGTCCTTATTGGAATCTGACATTTCAGGACGCAACTGGCAAGATCGACGGCAAGATATGGAGTCCGAAGAGTCAGGAATACCCTTCTCTGGAGCCGGGACAGATGGCCCGAGTACAAGGTTTCGTCGAAAACTACCGGGACAAGAATCAACTCAAAGTCGATCATATGGAATTGATCGATATGAACAGCGCGGACATAGACCTGTCCGACTTTCTGCCGACATCCAGCACGCCACCGGATGAACTGATGGAAGCGTTGGAAGACCTCGTCATGGAGCACATGAAATATGCGCCATGGAAGAATTTCTGCCGCAAAGTGCTCACCAGTGATGAGATCAGAAACCGGCTCATGACAGCTCCGGGAGCCAAAACCGTGCATCACGCATATGTCGGAGGACTGCTGGAGCATACCCTCGGTGTCGCACGAGCCTGCATGGCCCTGTGTGACGTCTATCCGTCCCTTGACCGGCAGACACTGCTCGCAGGAGCCATTTTTCATGACCTCGGCAAGGCATGGGAATTATCCGGAGGACTTGCCAACGACTATACCGACGAAGGACGGCTGTTGGGCCATATCCAGATCGGTCAGGACAAGCTCGAGCCATTCCTGAAACGCAGCAAGGCTCTCGACGAAGGGCTCAAGCTTCATCTCAGGCACCTGATTACAAGCCATCACGGCGAACATGACTTCGGCTCGCCGATTCGCCCCAAGACCCCCGAAGCATTTGTCCTTCACTTTGCCGACAACATGGACGCCAAGCTGAACATGATTGATCAGGCGTATGGCGACATGGACAAGAATGGACAGGACTGGTCCCCTTTCCTTCGCTTTCTGGACCGCAACGTCTTCCGCGCCCCGGCAACACCGGACAACTCCAAAAAGAAAAACGACAGACCGGAGAACCAATGTTTATTACCTTTGAAGGCATAG
- the surE gene encoding 5'/3'-nucleotidase SurE: MNILLANDDGIQAVGLRALYFALIEAGHTVEVVAPVTEQSAVGHAVTLSMPVRVKEFRENGFVGRGVYGTPVDCVKLGLSTLLDEKPDLVLSGINAGANVGVDILYSGTVSAATEGALMEIPAMAVSMDDFNPVDLSGQARYCADLLPKVPWDKLPRKCVLNLNFPKGAVEDAGGMVLCPHTRASYEDWYDTRQDPRGRPYYWLDGAIPPERISPDRDRALLTEGHITLTPLHFDFTDRAAMDILDSELV; the protein is encoded by the coding sequence ATGAATATACTACTCGCCAATGATGACGGCATTCAGGCCGTAGGGTTGCGCGCTCTGTATTTTGCCTTGATCGAGGCCGGACACACGGTCGAAGTCGTTGCGCCAGTCACCGAACAGTCGGCGGTAGGTCACGCGGTGACGCTGTCCATGCCCGTGAGGGTCAAGGAATTTCGTGAAAACGGATTTGTGGGAAGAGGGGTGTACGGAACTCCGGTGGATTGTGTGAAGCTCGGATTGTCCACATTGCTTGATGAAAAACCGGACCTTGTCCTTTCGGGAATCAATGCCGGTGCCAACGTCGGGGTGGATATCCTGTATTCGGGAACCGTGTCTGCCGCCACGGAAGGAGCACTCATGGAGATTCCGGCCATGGCCGTTTCCATGGATGATTTCAATCCTGTCGATCTCAGTGGACAGGCTCGCTATTGTGCGGACTTGCTGCCCAAGGTCCCGTGGGATAAATTGCCGCGTAAGTGTGTGCTGAATCTCAATTTCCCGAAAGGGGCCGTCGAGGATGCCGGGGGAATGGTCTTGTGTCCGCATACCCGGGCCTCATATGAGGATTGGTACGATACGCGGCAGGACCCCCGCGGCAGGCCGTATTACTGGCTTGACGGTGCCATTCCTCCGGAACGCATCAGTCCAGACCGGGATCGTGCCTTGCTGACGGAGGGGCACATTACGCTTACTCCATTACATTTTGATTTTACGGACAGGGCTGCTATGGATATATTGGACAGCGAGTTGGTCTGA
- the gap gene encoding type I glyceraldehyde-3-phosphate dehydrogenase yields MAIKIGLNGFGRIGRYLARLLAEEKDLELVAVNARASNEDLAHLLKYDSVHGRFLDVEPTDTGFKMNGKPVTVTRNAPGEWTWGDLGCDIVVESTGKFRDRESCEKMIACGAKKVLISAPGSDPDATVVIGVNDDLLKPEHNIISNASCTTNCLAPVAKVVNDQFGIKHGIMTTVHSYTMSQRILDGSHKDLRRARACAVNMVPTTTGAAKAVGLVIPELNGVLDGMAIRVPTPNVSLVDLVCELEKPTTAEEVNAALKAAANDSMGYTDEPLVSVDFMGSTFGGVVDSSLTRVMGDTQLKLIIWYDNEAGFTNQLLRLTRKVAGMM; encoded by the coding sequence ATGGCTATCAAGATAGGTTTGAACGGATTTGGACGGATCGGGCGGTATCTGGCTCGTTTGCTGGCCGAGGAAAAAGATTTGGAACTGGTGGCAGTTAATGCCCGTGCATCCAATGAGGATCTGGCCCATCTTTTGAAATACGATTCGGTTCATGGCCGTTTTCTCGACGTTGAACCTACTGATACCGGTTTCAAGATGAACGGCAAGCCTGTCACTGTTACGCGCAACGCGCCGGGTGAATGGACCTGGGGTGACCTTGGTTGTGATATCGTTGTCGAATCCACCGGCAAGTTCCGTGATCGTGAAAGCTGTGAGAAGATGATCGCCTGCGGAGCCAAGAAAGTATTGATTTCCGCTCCTGGTTCTGATCCGGACGCCACTGTAGTCATCGGGGTCAATGATGATCTGCTCAAGCCGGAACACAATATCATTTCCAACGCCTCCTGCACCACCAACTGCCTTGCTCCGGTCGCCAAGGTCGTTAACGACCAGTTCGGAATCAAGCACGGCATCATGACTACTGTTCACTCCTATACCATGAGCCAGCGTATTCTTGATGGTTCGCACAAGGATTTGCGTCGAGCCCGTGCCTGCGCCGTGAACATGGTGCCCACCACCACTGGTGCGGCCAAGGCTGTCGGTCTGGTTATTCCTGAACTCAACGGTGTTCTCGACGGCATGGCTATTCGTGTTCCCACTCCGAATGTCTCTCTTGTCGATCTGGTCTGCGAATTGGAAAAGCCCACTACGGCCGAGGAAGTCAACGCAGCCCTCAAGGCCGCAGCCAATGATTCCATGGGCTACACTGACGAACCTCTTGTGTCTGTTGATTTCATGGGCTCCACTTTCGGTGGGGTGGTTGACAGCAGCCTTACCCGTGTCATGGGCGACACACAGCTCAAGCTTATCATTTGGTACGATAATGAAGCCGGTTTCACCAACCAGCTTCTGCGTTTGACCAGAAAGGTCGCCGGAATGATGTAG
- a CDS encoding HDOD domain-containing protein, giving the protein MNEVSSESGTEESAFLVRQPVFTRDKDIWGYELVASAVPVMADGKLASSFAELVSVYQSNLANLDGGFVEGKKILMDIFKETQLSCCQLPERCDQCIVGLSQEIAAASACPSFVDSLREGGVGVALDEGIEADIFKHFADKCDVVKVSLADKTPQEIVKIRQKYKGYDFELLATDVTSWEAYEGTRALGFSYFQGPFFSIPRIEKGKEISASAVSKLQLLRELGNPNCEMEELATIIASDVSLSYRILKYINSASFGLKNKIKSIQQAVSLLGLNEVRHWATVVVMTDLDSTPKGEELAFMALQRGRFLSRLVEGMKGFKYSPNTMFMLGLFSKLDALLSYPMEEALKDIPLDPEIKDGLCGTLNEFRDWLRMLDAIEIGNWAIANDILSRHGACFTDAATQYMKAASWAAHQLPDMKK; this is encoded by the coding sequence ATGAACGAAGTCAGCAGTGAATCCGGTACAGAGGAATCCGCTTTTCTAGTTCGGCAACCTGTTTTTACCCGAGATAAAGATATCTGGGGATATGAGTTGGTGGCCAGTGCCGTCCCGGTCATGGCAGATGGCAAACTTGCTTCCTCCTTTGCTGAATTGGTTTCGGTATATCAGTCCAATCTGGCCAATCTTGATGGTGGCTTTGTCGAGGGTAAGAAAATCCTGATGGATATATTCAAGGAGACGCAGCTTTCCTGTTGTCAGCTTCCTGAAAGATGCGATCAATGCATCGTTGGTTTGTCTCAGGAAATCGCGGCAGCTTCTGCCTGTCCGTCATTTGTCGATTCCTTGCGCGAGGGTGGTGTCGGGGTTGCTCTAGACGAGGGGATTGAGGCGGATATTTTCAAGCATTTTGCGGATAAGTGTGATGTGGTCAAGGTTTCTCTGGCCGATAAGACACCGCAGGAAATCGTAAAGATTCGGCAGAAATACAAGGGATATGATTTTGAACTGCTCGCTACGGACGTGACGAGCTGGGAGGCGTACGAGGGAACGCGAGCCTTGGGGTTCTCCTATTTTCAGGGACCGTTTTTTTCGATCCCGCGGATTGAAAAGGGTAAGGAAATATCAGCCAGCGCTGTATCCAAGCTGCAATTGCTGCGTGAACTCGGTAATCCGAATTGCGAGATGGAAGAGCTGGCAACGATTATCGCGTCGGACGTTTCGCTGAGCTACCGGATTCTCAAATATATAAATTCTGCATCGTTCGGGTTGAAGAATAAGATCAAATCCATTCAGCAGGCAGTTTCACTGCTTGGCCTCAATGAAGTCCGGCATTGGGCTACGGTTGTCGTCATGACCGACCTCGATTCCACTCCCAAGGGTGAAGAGTTGGCTTTCATGGCATTGCAGCGCGGACGTTTTCTCAGCCGCCTTGTCGAAGGCATGAAGGGCTTCAAGTATTCGCCCAATACAATGTTCATGCTTGGTCTGTTTTCAAAGCTGGATGCCTTATTGTCGTATCCCATGGAAGAGGCGTTGAAGGATATTCCGCTGGATCCGGAAATCAAGGACGGTCTGTGCGGCACGCTGAACGAATTCAGGGATTGGCTCAGGATGCTTGATGCAATCGAGATTGGCAACTGGGCGATTGCCAATGACATTTTGAGTCGTCATGGAGCCTGTTTCACTGATGCAGCCACACAGTATATGAAGGCTGCATCCTGGGCAGCGCATCAACTGCCTGATATGAAAAAATAG
- the cimA gene encoding citramalate synthase, whose translation MKKVTIYDTTLRDGAQAEELNLSTLDKIHIAHKLDEMGIHYIEAGWPGSNPTDKKFFDKIKSHTFENAKLTAFGSTHLAKTTPENDPNLASLLEAETSVITIFGKSWDLHATTALGISLERNLELIANSISYLNERVDEVIFDAEHFFDGYKNNPEYALSAIRTAHEAGAARLILCDTNGGTLTSEITAAMHAVTAALPEAQFGIHAHNDSESAVANSIEAVRCGATQVQGTINGYGERCGNANLCSVIPNLELKMGIETIGHENMQRLTTTSHFVSETANLRPFMRQPFVGASAFAHKGGIHVSAILKDSRTYEHIAPASVGNEQRVLLSDQAGKSNILFKAKELGYELGKSDPTVDRLLKELKIKESMGYEYSVADASFELILLEALGKPLNYFSFHNFFVVDAKREGDAEPFTEATVIVDVKGQQEHTAATGMGPVNALDRALRKGLERFYPALKETRLLDFKVRVLSGAVRDTGGTASFVRVLIETGDKYERWTTMGVSHNIIEASWQAVVDAINYKLFRDDIRRSQ comes from the coding sequence ATGAAAAAAGTAACGATATACGACACTACACTGCGAGATGGGGCCCAGGCCGAAGAACTCAACCTGTCCACTCTGGACAAAATCCACATAGCCCACAAACTCGATGAAATGGGTATCCATTACATCGAGGCGGGCTGGCCGGGGTCCAATCCCACCGACAAGAAATTCTTCGACAAAATCAAAAGTCACACCTTTGAAAACGCGAAACTGACCGCCTTCGGCAGTACGCATCTGGCAAAGACCACGCCGGAAAACGATCCCAACCTCGCCTCCCTTCTCGAAGCCGAGACATCGGTCATCACCATCTTCGGCAAGAGTTGGGACCTCCATGCCACCACCGCTCTCGGCATCTCGCTTGAACGCAATCTCGAACTGATTGCCAACAGCATCAGTTACCTCAATGAACGGGTCGATGAGGTCATCTTCGACGCTGAACACTTCTTTGACGGCTACAAAAACAATCCCGAATACGCACTCAGTGCAATCAGAACCGCACACGAAGCGGGCGCTGCTCGACTGATTCTCTGCGACACCAACGGCGGCACACTGACTTCGGAGATCACTGCGGCCATGCATGCGGTCACAGCCGCTCTTCCTGAAGCCCAATTCGGCATCCATGCCCACAACGACTCCGAGTCGGCCGTTGCCAACTCCATTGAAGCGGTGCGGTGTGGAGCGACTCAGGTTCAGGGAACCATCAACGGGTATGGCGAAAGATGCGGCAACGCGAACCTCTGCTCGGTCATTCCCAACCTTGAGCTCAAGATGGGCATTGAAACCATTGGCCATGAGAATATGCAGCGCCTGACGACAACGTCCCATTTCGTCAGCGAGACAGCGAACCTGCGCCCATTCATGCGCCAGCCGTTCGTCGGAGCTTCCGCCTTTGCTCACAAGGGTGGAATCCACGTCAGCGCAATTCTCAAGGATTCCCGGACCTATGAACACATTGCGCCCGCCTCTGTCGGCAACGAGCAGCGCGTTCTGCTTTCCGATCAGGCAGGAAAAAGCAATATTCTGTTCAAGGCCAAGGAACTGGGCTACGAGCTGGGCAAAAGCGATCCCACTGTCGATCGTCTGCTCAAGGAACTCAAGATCAAGGAAAGCATGGGCTACGAGTATTCCGTGGCAGATGCCTCTTTTGAGCTCATATTGCTGGAAGCGCTTGGGAAGCCTCTGAACTATTTCTCGTTCCACAATTTCTTTGTCGTAGACGCCAAACGGGAAGGCGATGCCGAACCCTTTACGGAAGCAACAGTCATCGTGGATGTCAAAGGTCAGCAGGAACATACGGCAGCGACCGGCATGGGCCCGGTCAACGCCCTTGACCGGGCGCTGCGAAAAGGACTTGAACGCTTCTACCCGGCACTCAAGGAAACCCGTCTACTCGACTTCAAGGTACGCGTCCTGTCCGGTGCAGTCCGTGACACAGGCGGCACCGCCTCATTTGTTCGGGTTCTCATTGAAACCGGCGACAAGTACGAACGCTGGACCACTATGGGTGTCTCGCACAACATCATCGAGGCAAGTTGGCAGGCTGTAGTTGACGCGATCAACTACAAGCTTTTCCGCGACGACATCAGGCGCTCACAATAA
- a CDS encoding aspartate kinase yields the protein MNIVVQKFGGTSVRNLECQRQVMQKVLRSHREGNKVIVVLSAMSGETNRLLALADEWSDTPDAAEVDSMVSTGEQVSCALFAMLLKKQGIHCRSVLGFQAPIRTDSAFGKARITDINTRHLLEMLEEYDILVMAGFQGADENNRITTLGRGGSDTSAVALAAAVDADVCEIYTDVPGVFTTDPNMCDDARKIERIAYDEMLEMASMGAKVLQIRSVEFAKKYNVTVHVRSTFSDELGTIVTQEDETMESVLVSGIAYDKDQAQITLVHVQDKPGVSAQIFSPLAEKKILVDMIVQNPSKDGKTDMTFTVPRADVEQTIKTLEALQYEIGFEKLTSNLNVSKISIIGVGMRNHSGVASLAFQALADENINILMISTSEIKVTCLIDDKYTELAVRTLHKAFHLEEAETIDQS from the coding sequence ATGAACATCGTCGTACAAAAATTCGGTGGAACATCGGTCCGCAATCTTGAATGTCAGCGTCAGGTCATGCAAAAAGTCCTTCGTTCCCATCGCGAAGGCAATAAAGTCATCGTGGTACTCTCGGCAATGTCCGGCGAAACCAACCGACTACTGGCACTGGCCGACGAGTGGTCAGACACCCCGGACGCCGCTGAAGTGGACTCCATGGTCTCAACCGGAGAACAGGTATCCTGCGCTCTTTTTGCCATGCTTTTGAAAAAACAGGGAATTCACTGTCGTTCAGTATTGGGCTTCCAGGCTCCAATCCGTACAGACTCTGCTTTCGGCAAAGCCCGAATTACCGATATCAACACACGCCATCTGCTTGAAATGCTTGAAGAGTATGACATTCTCGTGATGGCAGGCTTTCAGGGAGCCGATGAAAACAACCGCATAACCACGCTTGGCCGTGGCGGTTCCGACACTTCCGCTGTCGCTCTTGCTGCGGCCGTGGATGCGGACGTCTGTGAAATCTACACTGATGTCCCCGGCGTTTTCACAACCGACCCGAACATGTGCGACGACGCACGAAAAATCGAACGCATCGCCTATGATGAAATGCTCGAAATGGCGAGCATGGGAGCCAAGGTGCTCCAGATTCGTTCTGTTGAATTTGCCAAAAAATATAATGTAACCGTTCACGTCCGCTCTACTTTTTCCGATGAGCTGGGCACCATAGTCACTCAGGAGGATGAAACCATGGAATCCGTTCTCGTTTCCGGCATTGCATACGACAAGGATCAGGCACAGATTACGCTGGTACACGTACAGGACAAGCCGGGTGTTTCCGCACAAATTTTCTCCCCGCTGGCGGAAAAGAAGATCCTCGTTGACATGATCGTCCAGAATCCGAGCAAGGACGGAAAAACAGACATGACCTTCACCGTCCCGCGTGCGGATGTGGAGCAGACCATCAAGACACTAGAGGCGCTACAATACGAGATTGGCTTTGAAAAGCTAACAAGCAACCTCAACGTGTCAAAGATATCGATTATCGGCGTCGGCATGCGTAACCACTCCGGAGTCGCCTCTCTGGCGTTCCAGGCGCTTGCCGATGAGAATATCAATATCCTGATGATCAGCACGTCCGAGATCAAGGTTACCTGCCTGATCGACGACAAGTACACCGAACTGGCTGTACGAACACTCCACAAGGCTTTCCATTTAGAGGAAGCCGAAACAATAGACCAATCATGA
- the tsaE gene encoding tRNA (adenosine(37)-N6)-threonylcarbamoyltransferase complex ATPase subunit type 1 TsaE, which translates to MTREVSLHLKDAEATLALGRILAKSFGNTAPLPAVLLQGDLGSGKTTLVRGLVESLPGADMAEVSSPSFNIFNLYPTSPPVAHFDLYRLEGMPPDDALFEHMETPTTLTIVEWIQFLDRDQWPKEALFLEWTPCQTGRSLTIHAMGMTTRRFLESLEDKLKHFTQKTERK; encoded by the coding sequence TTGACAAGAGAAGTCTCCCTTCACCTGAAAGATGCGGAAGCCACTCTCGCCCTTGGGCGGATTTTGGCGAAAAGCTTTGGAAATACGGCCCCTCTGCCCGCCGTCCTCTTGCAAGGCGACCTCGGTTCTGGCAAAACAACCCTGGTTCGCGGTTTGGTCGAATCCCTGCCCGGGGCAGACATGGCGGAAGTATCGAGCCCAAGCTTCAATATCTTCAACCTTTACCCCACGTCACCGCCGGTGGCTCACTTTGATCTGTATCGTCTGGAAGGCATGCCGCCGGACGACGCTCTCTTTGAGCACATGGAAACACCGACCACCCTGACAATCGTGGAATGGATTCAATTCCTTGACCGCGACCAGTGGCCGAAAGAGGCACTTTTTCTGGAATGGACTCCATGTCAGACTGGACGAAGCCTCACAATACATGCAATGGGAATGACGACCCGGAGATTTCTCGAATCCCTGGAAGATAAACTCAAACACTTCACGCAAAAAACAGAGCGAAAATGA
- a CDS encoding CBS domain-containing protein encodes MLKAKDIMTTQCITLTPDTEISAAAKILLENKINGAPVVENDEVVGVLCQADLVAQQKKVTLPSFFTLLDGVFPLSSHEELEREMTKISALKVAEAMTPAPIFITPDTSIEDLATMMANEKLYTLPVLDDGKLVGVVGKEDVLKTLLQG; translated from the coding sequence ATGCTGAAAGCGAAAGACATCATGACAACTCAGTGCATTACCCTTACCCCTGACACCGAAATTTCTGCCGCAGCCAAGATTCTTCTGGAAAACAAAATCAACGGTGCCCCCGTGGTCGAGAACGACGAGGTCGTCGGTGTACTCTGTCAGGCTGACCTTGTCGCACAGCAAAAGAAAGTCACGCTGCCGTCGTTTTTCACCCTTCTCGATGGCGTTTTCCCCCTTTCTTCGCACGAGGAACTGGAGCGTGAAATGACCAAAATTTCAGCCCTGAAAGTAGCCGAGGCCATGACTCCGGCCCCCATTTTCATCACTCCCGACACCAGCATCGAAGACCTCGCCACCATGATGGCCAATGAAAAGCTCTACACCCTGCCGGTCCTTGATGATGGCAAGCTGGTCGGAGTGGTTGGAAAAGAAGATGTCCTCAAAACACTTTTGCAAGGATAG